In Longimicrobium sp., one DNA window encodes the following:
- a CDS encoding carboxypeptidase regulatory-like domain-containing protein, with product MTRSHLAAALTALFMAAVPAAAQSAQDPPLPVLTGRVVDRVSGSPVADAIVYVGREDRAIAAGEDGLFQVRLKPGYYQVEVSRLGYAHLTTSVSIGTDDRGLTIEMEPEPMLLERVQVFGDRLKSRRNARPTSVVAFDRREMVASASPHVLAFVRSRVGLAPVACRTSGSLTPCAYVRGQSVPVSVTVDGMPTVAGLNALATYRGDELHMVEVYGGGRLVKVYTVAYVEQMARNGWHP from the coding sequence ATGACCCGCTCCCACCTTGCAGCTGCGCTCACCGCGCTGTTCATGGCCGCCGTCCCCGCGGCTGCGCAATCCGCGCAGGATCCCCCCCTTCCCGTGCTGACCGGGCGTGTGGTGGACCGCGTCAGCGGCTCCCCCGTCGCGGACGCCATCGTGTACGTGGGCCGGGAGGACCGGGCGATCGCGGCGGGCGAGGACGGGCTCTTCCAGGTTCGCCTGAAGCCGGGGTACTACCAGGTGGAGGTGAGCCGCCTCGGGTATGCGCATCTCACCACCTCGGTTTCCATCGGCACCGACGACAGGGGTCTTACGATCGAAATGGAGCCCGAGCCGATGCTGCTGGAGCGCGTGCAGGTGTTCGGCGATCGGCTGAAGAGCCGCCGCAACGCCAGGCCCACGTCGGTGGTGGCGTTCGATCGGCGGGAAATGGTGGCGTCAGCCTCGCCCCACGTGCTGGCGTTCGTCCGGTCCCGGGTGGGACTTGCCCCCGTGGCCTGCCGCACCTCCGGCAGTCTCACGCCGTGCGCGTACGTGCGTGGCCAGTCCGTTCCCGTCTCCGTCACCGTCGACGGGATGCCGACGGTCGCCGGGCTCAACGCGCTGGCGACGTATCGCGGCGACGAACTGCACATGGTGGAGGTCTACGGCGGTGGCCGGCTCGTGAAGGTGTACACCGTGGCATACGTCGAGCAGATGGCTCGCAATGGCTGGCATCCCTGA
- a CDS encoding sensor histidine kinase, with translation MNALAAGEAFFALGVTVFSALTLLLFNPRSAGVRWYALFQLCIAVWLFAQGMGFATGEWDTWRPWISGAVHLSPGFFLAFALMQTVRSLPYALGALGLGFALLPLDQHLVTMSYARPVLLTWTIGGWVLATALFVRIMRREPRSSAAERRLGRTLLLGIVMVMPIGILSSVLTRGSLGIYVMPLAMVWIQLLLFVGVARLRFYNIEVRAVRTGELAAAAAEQERLAVVGELSASLAHEIRNPLTGVRSLAQRLAEEEIPDDKRRRYASVILEEVGRVERLVTNLLGIAKRAPRLRDAGASTPLGPLFEDLGLLVAGRAEKAGVRLSLDARGLTAPGAREPLAQALLNLLLNAVAASPVGGTVSLAAREVSGGLEITVRDSGPGVPRDQRELIWEPFHTGGAGTGLGLAVVRRLSREEGWMAEVGDAPGGGAEFRIMIPRSSVPVTNPVSP, from the coding sequence ATGAACGCACTGGCGGCGGGAGAGGCGTTCTTCGCACTAGGGGTCACCGTCTTTTCCGCCCTCACGCTGCTGCTGTTCAACCCGCGCAGCGCCGGCGTGCGGTGGTACGCGCTCTTCCAGCTGTGCATCGCGGTCTGGCTGTTCGCGCAGGGCATGGGCTTCGCCACGGGCGAGTGGGATACGTGGCGGCCGTGGATCAGCGGCGCGGTGCACCTGTCGCCGGGGTTCTTCCTGGCGTTCGCGCTGATGCAGACGGTGCGCTCGCTGCCCTACGCACTGGGCGCCCTCGGCCTTGGGTTCGCGCTGCTGCCGCTGGACCAGCACCTGGTGACGATGAGCTATGCCCGGCCGGTTCTGCTCACGTGGACGATCGGCGGATGGGTGCTGGCGACCGCGCTGTTCGTGCGGATCATGCGCCGCGAGCCGCGCAGTTCCGCGGCCGAGCGGCGGCTGGGGCGCACGCTGCTCCTGGGGATCGTGATGGTGATGCCCATCGGGATTCTGAGCAGCGTGCTCACCCGCGGGTCGCTGGGCATCTACGTGATGCCGCTGGCCATGGTGTGGATCCAGCTGCTGCTGTTCGTGGGCGTGGCGCGGCTGCGCTTCTACAACATCGAGGTGCGTGCCGTCCGCACCGGAGAGTTGGCGGCCGCCGCGGCGGAGCAGGAGCGGCTGGCGGTCGTCGGCGAGCTGAGCGCCTCGCTGGCGCACGAAATCCGCAATCCGCTCACCGGCGTGCGCTCACTCGCCCAGCGGCTGGCGGAGGAGGAGATCCCGGACGACAAGCGGCGGCGCTACGCATCCGTGATCCTGGAAGAGGTGGGCCGCGTGGAGCGGCTGGTGACCAACCTGCTGGGTATCGCCAAGCGCGCCCCGCGGCTGAGGGATGCGGGAGCGAGCACGCCACTAGGTCCGCTGTTCGAGGACCTGGGGCTGCTGGTGGCGGGCCGGGCGGAAAAGGCAGGCGTGCGCCTGTCGTTGGACGCACGCGGGCTGACGGCGCCCGGCGCCCGCGAGCCGCTGGCGCAGGCGCTGCTGAACCTGCTGCTGAACGCGGTCGCGGCCTCGCCCGTCGGCGGCACGGTTTCGCTCGCCGCGCGCGAGGTGTCGGGCGGACTGGAGATCACGGTGCGCGATTCCGGCCCTGGGGTGCCCCGCGACCAGCGCGAGCTCATCTGGGAGCCCTTCCACACCGGCGGCGCGGGCACCGGGCTGGGCCTCGCCGTCGTCCGCCGCCTGTCGCGAGAGGAAGGGTGGATGGCGGAGGTAGGCGACGCCCCCGGCGGCGGCGCCGAGTTCCGCATCATGATCCCAAGATCGAGCGTCCCAGTGACGAATCCGGTAAGTCCGTGA
- a CDS encoding single-stranded DNA-binding protein translates to MSRCLNKATLIGYLGADPEIRTTSGGARVVQFSLGTTRRWNDRDGKPREKTQWHRVLVWDSLAATFGFVEKYLRKGDRVYVQGEIDYRSYETDSGDTRWTTEIKATDVLGVGETGGAERRSGRSTRPAAVAGEAELQPAL, encoded by the coding sequence ACCTGGGCGCCGATCCCGAGATCCGCACCACCAGCGGTGGCGCCCGCGTTGTGCAGTTCTCGCTCGGCACCACGCGCCGGTGGAACGATCGCGACGGCAAGCCGCGCGAGAAGACGCAGTGGCACCGCGTCCTGGTGTGGGACAGCTTGGCGGCGACGTTCGGGTTTGTCGAGAAGTACCTGCGCAAGGGCGACCGCGTCTACGTGCAGGGCGAGATCGACTACCGCTCGTACGAGACGGACAGCGGCGACACGCGCTGGACGACGGAGATCAAGGCCACGGACGTGCTGGGTGTAGGCGAGACGGGGGGCGCTGAGCGGCGCAGTGGACGGAGCACACGCCCGGCGGCCGTTGCCGGTGAGGCAGAGCTCCAGCCGGCGCTGTAG
- a CDS encoding PD-(D/E)XK nuclease family protein codes for MRYDAPYPEFSWSHSRDRALAECARAYFWRYYGGHRGWSPEAPEEARLAYALKQLTSFPMIVGTAVHDCARECAEAVRRGRPRPSFDTMLVRVSEALNRAVLGSHHRDLFQRDPKRVVMLQDAWYSGRSSSAGVAGAVAKARLCLRTLEASRVWADLEACRPECVTVPEGPEAFVHEGWPIYAGPDLVYRPDERRVVILDWKTGDESDADLQIALYALYCRTVLGLPFRDDEWFGRVVNLSTGDDTTFEISRLDVIHAAERIRDSVQAMQVLLADPDRNAPRPISDFPLPEPERRRRCPYCPFYALCHDELEEVEFGRCADAEA; via the coding sequence ATGAGGTACGACGCTCCCTATCCCGAGTTCAGCTGGTCCCACTCCCGGGACCGCGCCCTGGCGGAGTGCGCGCGCGCCTACTTCTGGCGCTACTACGGCGGCCACCGAGGCTGGTCGCCGGAAGCGCCGGAGGAGGCGCGGCTCGCCTACGCGCTCAAGCAGCTCACGTCATTTCCCATGATCGTGGGGACGGCCGTGCACGACTGCGCCCGCGAGTGCGCAGAAGCGGTGCGCCGCGGCAGGCCCCGCCCCTCATTCGACACCATGCTCGTCCGGGTATCCGAGGCGCTGAACCGCGCGGTGCTCGGCTCGCACCACCGCGACCTCTTCCAGCGCGATCCCAAGCGCGTGGTGATGCTGCAGGACGCGTGGTACTCCGGCCGCTCGTCCTCGGCCGGGGTTGCCGGCGCGGTGGCGAAAGCGCGCCTCTGCCTCCGCACGCTAGAGGCGTCGCGGGTCTGGGCGGACCTGGAGGCATGCCGGCCCGAGTGCGTGACGGTGCCGGAGGGCCCCGAGGCGTTCGTGCACGAGGGCTGGCCGATCTACGCCGGCCCGGACCTGGTCTACCGCCCGGATGAGCGGCGCGTCGTCATCCTCGACTGGAAGACGGGGGACGAGAGCGACGCCGACCTGCAGATTGCGTTATACGCGCTCTACTGCCGCACCGTGCTGGGGCTCCCTTTCCGCGATGACGAGTGGTTCGGCCGCGTGGTGAACCTATCCACGGGAGACGACACCACATTCGAGATCTCTCGCCTGGATGTGATACACGCTGCGGAGCGCATCCGTGACAGCGTACAGGCGATGCAGGTGCTGCTGGCCGATCCGGATCGCAACGCGCCGCGCCCGATCTCCGACTTCCCGCTGCCTGAACCCGAGCGGCGCCGGCGCTGCCCCTACTGTCCCTTCTACGCCCTCTGCCACGACGAACTGGAGGAGGTGGAGTTCGGACGCTGCGCTGACGCCGAGGCGTAG
- a CDS encoding nucleotidyltransferase domain-containing protein has translation MTPKGIRESQAGGLGELLASPAFARLLLHFAMRDDDEPEHVRGLQRHCGLSMSSLNRELRRLESRGLVRRIENDGRVLYRVDDDHRGWKTLRRLIRDFADPTEVVEAAIAGVEGIRLAFVFGSTARGDARGDSDVDVLVVGDLGPDSRLGHHAAEASMLLDRDVEIRTYTPEKLARQVAAGNAVLRRILDGPKRWIVGDDALLAEVAG, from the coding sequence ATGACGCCGAAGGGAATCAGGGAATCGCAAGCGGGAGGGTTGGGCGAGCTGCTGGCTTCGCCGGCGTTCGCGCGGCTGCTCCTTCACTTCGCGATGCGCGACGACGACGAGCCCGAGCACGTGCGCGGCCTTCAGCGGCACTGCGGGTTGTCGATGAGCTCGCTGAACCGCGAGCTCAGGCGGCTGGAGTCGCGCGGCCTGGTGCGGCGCATCGAGAACGACGGGCGTGTGCTCTACCGGGTGGATGACGATCATCGCGGCTGGAAGACGCTTCGCCGGCTGATCCGCGACTTCGCCGATCCCACCGAAGTGGTGGAAGCGGCGATCGCGGGGGTGGAGGGCATCCGGCTGGCGTTCGTGTTCGGCTCCACGGCGCGCGGCGACGCCCGGGGAGACAGCGACGTCGACGTGCTGGTGGTCGGCGACCTTGGGCCCGATTCGCGGTTGGGCCACCATGCGGCGGAGGCATCGATGCTGTTGGACCGGGACGTGGAAATCCGAACCTATACCCCCGAAAAGCTCGCCCGGCAGGTCGCGGCGGGGAACGCCGTGCTCCGCCGCATCCTGGACGGTCCGAAGCGGTGGATCGTGGGTGACGATGCGCTGCTGGCGGAGGTGGCGGGGTGA
- a CDS encoding DUF433 domain-containing protein yields the protein MGVTVRSISEITDDAMTLLTREMGVADTLRFLSQFNIGLGNYTEERDALFGDMTQDEFFAEARRRFPTRSSDASVSTTPNLPDRITVNAAQCGGQPCIRGYRIRVIDILDLLGAGSSMDEVLEEFENLEREDIQAVMQYASLLIRRSPAVAGFAMATGAGNYTEERDALIGDLTLEEISARARRLRGSEL from the coding sequence ATGGGCGTAACTGTCCGATCGATCAGCGAAATCACGGATGACGCGATGACCCTGCTCACTCGCGAGATGGGCGTCGCCGACACGCTTCGTTTCCTCAGCCAGTTCAACATCGGGTTGGGGAACTACACAGAAGAGCGTGACGCGCTGTTTGGCGATATGACGCAGGACGAGTTCTTCGCGGAAGCGCGCCGCCGGTTCCCCACGCGTTCGTCCGATGCAAGCGTTTCGACGACCCCGAACCTGCCGGACCGCATCACCGTCAATGCCGCACAATGCGGGGGCCAGCCATGTATCCGGGGCTATCGCATCCGCGTGATCGACATCCTCGATCTGCTGGGTGCAGGGTCGAGCATGGACGAAGTGCTGGAGGAGTTCGAGAACCTTGAACGCGAGGACATCCAAGCCGTGATGCAGTACGCATCGCTCCTGATTCGTCGCAGCCCAGCTGTTGCCGGGTTCGCGATGGCGACCGGGGCGGGGAACTACACTGAGGAGCGAGACGCGCTGATCGGCGATCTGACGCTGGAAGAGATCTCCGCGCGAGCCCGGCGCCTGCGTGGTTCCGAGCTGTGA